The Alphaproteobacteria bacterium genome has a window encoding:
- the gcvA gene encoding transcriptional regulator GcvA gives MAKLPSLNALRAFDVAARHLNFSEAATELFVTPAAISHQIKTLEADLGTQLFVRGHRVLSLTEAGRTLSPVTRDAFEQLAVATRQVRDSGKMRPLNVACAPSFGAKWLIPRLHRFRRRQPDLDIRIDASPTLQTYGQAGIDIGIRYGSGVYKDLDAEKLLGDEVFPVCSPRLLERGPKLEEPRDLIHHVLLHDEHARSDPTFPEWSNWLAAAGATDIDPDRGDFFNQTAVAYQAANDGQGVLLAKSTLAAGDIAVGRLVRLFDVALPVSYAYYLVYPRGGIVDRRIADFRSWILDEVAADRDNAPNDESAG, from the coding sequence ATGGCGAAACTACCTTCCTTGAACGCCCTCCGGGCCTTTGACGTGGCAGCACGGCATCTGAACTTCAGCGAGGCCGCGACGGAATTGTTCGTCACCCCGGCGGCGATAAGCCACCAGATCAAGACGCTCGAGGCGGACCTCGGCACGCAATTATTCGTTCGCGGACACCGCGTGCTTAGCTTGACCGAAGCCGGGCGGACGTTATCGCCGGTGACACGCGATGCATTCGAACAATTGGCCGTCGCAACCCGGCAAGTGCGGGACAGCGGCAAGATGCGCCCGCTGAACGTTGCGTGCGCGCCTTCTTTTGGCGCCAAATGGTTGATTCCCCGCCTGCACCGGTTTCGGCGCCGGCAGCCCGACCTGGACATTCGGATCGACGCCAGCCCGACCCTACAGACCTATGGACAGGCGGGGATCGATATCGGTATCCGTTATGGCTCGGGAGTTTATAAGGACCTCGACGCAGAAAAATTGCTCGGCGATGAGGTCTTCCCGGTCTGCAGTCCTCGACTGCTTGAACGCGGTCCCAAATTGGAAGAGCCTCGCGATCTCATTCATCACGTCCTGCTCCATGACGAGCATGCCAGAAGCGACCCGACGTTTCCGGAGTGGTCGAATTGGCTGGCGGCGGCTGGCGCCACCGACATAGACCCGGACCGCGGAGACTTCTTCAATCAGACCGCGGTCGCGTATCAGGCGGCCAATGACGGCCAAGGCGTACTATTGGCCAAGAGCACGCTGGCCGCGGGAGACATCGCCGTCGGGCGGTTGGTGCGCCTATTCGATGTCGCGTTACCGGTCTCCTATGCGTATTACCTGGTCTATCCGCGCGGCGGGATCGTAGATCGACGGATTGCCGACTTTCGATCTTGGATACTGGACGAAGTCGCCGCGGATCGGGACAATGCGCCCAACGATGAATCGGCTGGATAG